From the Gordonia bronchialis DSM 43247 genome, one window contains:
- a CDS encoding Mov34/MPN/PAD-1 family protein, whose translation MLRIGQDLIDAMVAHARADHPDEACGVIAGPDGSDSPERFIAMTNAERSPTFYRFDSAEQLKVWREMDRADEEPVVIYHSHTATEAYPSRTDISYASEPNAHYVLVSTRDPETTEIRSYRIVDGEVTEEPIEIRS comes from the coding sequence ATGCTGAGAATTGGTCAGGACCTCATCGACGCGATGGTCGCGCACGCGCGCGCCGATCACCCCGACGAGGCGTGCGGTGTCATCGCCGGACCCGACGGCAGCGATTCGCCGGAGCGGTTCATCGCGATGACCAACGCCGAGCGGTCGCCGACCTTCTACCGCTTCGACTCCGCCGAACAGCTCAAGGTGTGGCGCGAGATGGACCGTGCGGACGAGGAACCCGTCGTCATCTATCACTCCCACACGGCCACCGAGGCGTATCCGAGCCGCACCGACATCTCCTACGCCAGTGAGCCCAACGCGCATTACGTCCTCGTGTCCACTCGCGACCCCGAGACCACGGAGATCCGCAGCTATCGCATCGTCGACGGCGAGGTCACCGAAGAACCCATCGAGATCAGGAGCTGA
- a CDS encoding MoaD/ThiS family protein: protein MSVTVSIPTILRPHTGGAKRVDGDGATLGELIDNLEVANPGLKERLVADGKLHRFVNVYVNDEDVRFSGGLQTAIDSGDEVTILPAVAGG from the coding sequence ATGTCCGTCACGGTGTCCATTCCCACCATCCTGCGACCCCACACCGGTGGCGCCAAGCGCGTCGACGGTGACGGTGCCACGCTGGGCGAACTCATCGACAACCTCGAGGTGGCCAACCCCGGACTCAAAGAACGCCTGGTCGCCGACGGCAAGCTGCACCGGTTCGTCAACGTCTACGTCAACGACGAGGACGTCCGCTTCTCCGGTGGCCTGCAGACCGCCATCGACTCCGGCGATGAGGTCACCATCCTGCCCGCCGTCGCCGGCGGCTGA
- a CDS encoding PLP-dependent cysteine synthase family protein gives MARYESLIDSVGHTPLIGLRRLSPRWADSAGPEGGPHVRIWAKLEDRNPTGSIKDRPALRMIEAAERDGLLSEGSTILEPTSGNTGISLAMAAKLKGYRLICVMPENTSEERRSLLRMFGAEVISSPAAGGSNTAVAMAKDLATEHPDWVMLYQYGNAANIAAHYEGTGPELYADLPEITHFVAGLGTTGTLMGVGRYLRERNPDIEIVAAEPRYGDEVYGLRNIDEGFVPELYDPSVLTRRFSVQGVDAVARVRELIDQEGIFAGISTGAILQAARGIARRALKDGQRADIGLVVPDAGWKYLSTGAYEGSLDEAEQALEGQLWA, from the coding sequence GTGGCCCGGTACGAATCGCTGATCGACTCCGTCGGGCACACCCCGCTCATCGGGCTGCGCCGGCTCTCGCCGCGCTGGGCGGACTCCGCGGGCCCCGAAGGTGGTCCGCACGTGCGCATCTGGGCGAAACTGGAGGACCGTAACCCCACCGGTTCGATCAAGGATCGCCCGGCCCTGCGCATGATCGAGGCGGCCGAGCGCGACGGGCTGCTGAGCGAGGGGTCGACGATCCTGGAACCCACCAGCGGGAACACCGGGATCTCATTGGCCATGGCGGCCAAACTCAAGGGCTACCGGCTCATCTGCGTGATGCCGGAGAATACCTCCGAGGAGCGACGCTCCCTGTTGCGCATGTTCGGCGCCGAGGTGATCTCGTCGCCCGCGGCCGGCGGCTCGAACACGGCCGTCGCGATGGCCAAGGACCTCGCCACCGAGCACCCCGACTGGGTGATGCTCTATCAGTACGGCAATGCGGCCAACATCGCCGCGCACTACGAGGGGACCGGCCCGGAGCTGTATGCCGATCTCCCTGAGATCACCCATTTCGTCGCCGGTCTCGGGACAACCGGGACACTGATGGGCGTCGGACGCTACCTGCGGGAGCGCAATCCCGACATCGAGATCGTTGCGGCCGAACCACGATACGGCGACGAGGTGTACGGACTGCGCAACATCGACGAGGGTTTCGTCCCAGAGCTCTACGATCCGTCCGTCCTCACCCGACGGTTCTCGGTGCAGGGCGTCGACGCGGTGGCCCGGGTACGCGAGTTGATCGATCAGGAGGGCATCTTCGCCGGTATCTCGACCGGGGCGATCCTGCAGGCCGCGCGCGGAATCGCCCGTCGGGCGCTCAAGGACGGTCAGCGAGCCGACATCGGTCTGGTGGTCCCCGACGCGGGATGGAAGTATCTGTCGACCGGAGCCTACGAAGGTAGCCTGGACGAGGCAGAACAGGCCCTCGAGGGTCAGCTCTGGGCCTAG
- a CDS encoding rhomboid family intramembrane serine protease, whose amino-acid sequence MTYPAPNQQAPAPTGKPLWLRSVIITVCIVAGLFIIEAIDAATRFRLDDNGIEPRQIDGLDGIIWAPLLHADWAHLFANLIPGVVLCFLLLLTRRFLIVTGIVWVVSGLGVWLFAPPYSITVGASGIIFGWLTFLLIRGLFNRDLWQILGGVVLFLIYGSILWGVLPSNPTVSWQAHLFGAIGGVLAAWFLADRDRRRRATTSTPGVRT is encoded by the coding sequence ATGACCTACCCCGCGCCGAATCAGCAGGCGCCCGCGCCCACCGGCAAGCCGCTCTGGCTGCGCTCGGTGATCATCACCGTGTGCATCGTGGCGGGGCTGTTCATCATCGAGGCGATCGACGCCGCAACCCGATTCCGGTTGGACGACAACGGAATCGAGCCGCGTCAGATCGACGGGCTGGACGGCATCATCTGGGCGCCGCTGCTGCACGCGGACTGGGCCCACCTGTTCGCCAATCTGATCCCCGGTGTGGTGCTGTGCTTCCTGCTGCTGCTGACCCGGCGGTTCCTGATCGTCACCGGCATCGTCTGGGTCGTCTCCGGGCTCGGGGTCTGGCTGTTCGCGCCGCCCTACAGCATCACCGTCGGCGCCTCGGGCATCATCTTCGGTTGGCTCACCTTCCTGTTGATCCGTGGTCTGTTCAACCGTGATCTGTGGCAGATCCTCGGCGGTGTCGTGCTTTTCCTGATCTATGGATCGATCCTGTGGGGTGTGCTGCCGTCTAATCCGACGGTGTCGTGGCAGGCCCATCTGTTCGGCGCGATCGGCGGTGTCCTCGCGGCCTGGTTCCTCGCCGACCGGGATCGGCGACGGCGGGCCACGACCTCGACGCCGGGGGTCCGGACATAG
- the murI gene encoding glutamate racemase yields MGAGASREAPIGVFDSGVGGLTVARAIIDLLPDEDIVYIGDTANGPYGPLTIPEIRRHALAIGDDLAARGVKAIVIACNTASAACLRDARERYAPIPVVEVVLPAVRRAVVATKTGRIGVIGTEATIASRAYQDSFAAARDAVITAVACPRFVDFVERGITSGRQILGLAQGYLEPLQEAGVDTVVLGCTHYPLLSGVIQLAMGDEVTLVSSAEETAKDLFRVLTEADLLHSHSDRVADRVFQATGDPEFFARLSSRFLGPVIADVQHIRA; encoded by the coding sequence ATAGGCGCCGGGGCGTCGCGCGAGGCGCCGATCGGCGTCTTCGACTCGGGGGTGGGCGGACTCACCGTCGCGCGCGCGATCATCGACCTATTGCCCGACGAGGACATCGTCTACATCGGTGACACCGCCAACGGGCCGTACGGTCCGCTGACGATCCCGGAGATCCGTAGGCATGCACTCGCGATCGGCGACGACCTCGCCGCGCGCGGGGTCAAGGCCATCGTCATCGCGTGCAACACCGCCTCGGCGGCCTGCTTGCGCGACGCCCGGGAACGCTATGCGCCGATTCCGGTGGTGGAGGTGGTGCTACCGGCGGTACGGCGCGCGGTGGTGGCCACCAAGACCGGTCGCATCGGCGTGATCGGCACGGAGGCGACCATCGCGTCAAGGGCCTACCAGGATTCGTTTGCGGCGGCCCGCGACGCGGTGATCACCGCCGTGGCCTGCCCGCGGTTCGTCGACTTCGTCGAGCGCGGCATCACCAGTGGCCGTCAGATCCTCGGCCTGGCGCAGGGCTACCTCGAGCCGTTGCAGGAGGCCGGTGTCGACACCGTCGTCCTCGGTTGCACGCACTACCCGCTGCTGTCCGGGGTCATTCAGCTCGCCATGGGCGACGAGGTCACCCTGGTCTCATCCGCCGAGGAGACCGCGAAGGACCTGTTCCGGGTGCTCACCGAGGCCGACCTGTTGCACTCGCATTCCGACCGCGTCGCCGACCGGGTGTTCCAGGCAACCGGCGATCCGGAGTTCTTCGCGCGGTTGTCGAGCCGGTTCCTCGGCCCGGTGATCGCCGACGTCCAGCACATCCGGGCCTGA
- a CDS encoding cyclic nucleotide-degrading phosphodiesterase — protein sequence MRLTVLGCSGSVGGPGAACSGYLLSVPGEQPVLIDCGPGVLGELQRVTDPNNVAVVLSHLHADHCMDLPAMLVWRRYAPQSAVGRAPLYGPPGTAMRIGAGSSEFPGQIDDITDTFDVHEWHDGMSVTLGGMTLDAFEVDHPPSTFGLRVTGPAGETLAFSGDTAMCDELIDLAADADLFLCEASWTHAPSERPPHLHLSGIEAGEAATKANVKALALTHIAPWSDVDAIVAEATSTYSGPIHLMHQGQVIDL from the coding sequence ATGCGTCTGACGGTCCTCGGATGTTCGGGAAGCGTGGGCGGGCCAGGAGCGGCCTGCTCCGGCTACCTGCTCTCCGTGCCGGGCGAACAACCGGTCCTCATCGACTGCGGTCCGGGCGTCCTCGGCGAGCTGCAGCGCGTCACCGATCCCAACAACGTGGCCGTCGTCCTGTCTCATCTGCACGCCGACCACTGCATGGATCTGCCGGCGATGCTGGTCTGGCGGCGGTACGCACCGCAATCCGCGGTGGGCAGGGCGCCGCTGTACGGACCACCCGGAACCGCGATGCGGATCGGGGCCGGATCCTCGGAGTTCCCCGGTCAGATCGACGACATCACCGACACCTTCGATGTCCACGAATGGCACGACGGTATGTCGGTCACGCTCGGCGGTATGACGCTCGACGCCTTCGAGGTCGACCATCCGCCCTCGACCTTCGGTCTGCGGGTGACCGGACCCGCGGGTGAGACGCTCGCGTTCAGCGGGGACACCGCGATGTGTGACGAACTCATCGACCTGGCCGCCGACGCCGATCTCTTCCTGTGCGAGGCGTCCTGGACCCACGCGCCCTCCGAACGCCCACCGCATCTGCATCTGTCCGGGATCGAGGCCGGCGAGGCCGCCACCAAGGCCAACGTCAAGGCACTCGCACTCACCCACATCGCGCCGTGGTCCGATGTCGACGCGATCGTCGCCGAAGCGACGAGTACCTACTCCGGACCCATCCATCTCATGCATCAGGGCCAGGTCATCGACCTCTGA
- the rph gene encoding ribonuclease PH translates to MTTRADGRADDELRPISFTRGFTSHPAGSVLVEFGQTRVMCTASVNDGVPPWRRGSGLGWLTAEYAMLPAATHERSSRESVKGRVGGRTHEISRLVGRSLRACIDLGALGENTIALDCDVLQADGGTRTAAITGAYVALADAVTWLRAAGKLSDPQPLSCAIAAVSVGVVDGRVRLDLPYEEDSRAEVDMNVVATDAGTLVEVQGTGEGATFARSTLDALLDVAAVGTEKLFEAQREVLAAPYPGELPGKS, encoded by the coding sequence GTGACCACACGAGCTGACGGCAGAGCCGACGACGAACTGCGTCCCATCTCCTTCACCCGCGGATTCACCTCGCATCCGGCGGGTTCGGTTCTGGTGGAATTCGGGCAGACCCGCGTGATGTGCACCGCGAGTGTGAACGACGGCGTACCGCCGTGGCGGCGCGGATCCGGTCTCGGCTGGCTGACCGCGGAGTATGCGATGCTGCCGGCGGCGACACATGAACGGTCCTCGCGCGAGTCGGTCAAGGGTCGGGTCGGAGGCCGGACCCACGAGATCAGCCGGCTGGTCGGCCGGTCATTGCGCGCATGTATCGATCTCGGGGCGCTGGGGGAGAACACCATCGCCCTGGATTGCGATGTCCTGCAGGCCGATGGCGGCACGCGGACCGCGGCGATCACCGGTGCGTATGTGGCGCTCGCCGACGCGGTCACCTGGTTGCGCGCCGCCGGGAAGCTCAGCGACCCGCAGCCCCTGTCGTGTGCGATCGCGGCGGTCAGCGTGGGTGTCGTCGACGGGCGGGTCCGTCTGGACCTTCCGTACGAGGAGGATTCGCGGGCCGAGGTCGACATGAACGTGGTGGCCACCGACGCGGGCACGCTGGTGGAGGTGCAGGGCACCGGTGAGGGGGCGACCTTCGCGCGCAGCACCCTCGACGCGCTGTTGGACGTCGCCGCGGTGGGCACCGAGAAACTGTTCGAGGCGCAGCGCGAAGTGCTCGCGGCGCCGTATCCCGGTGAACTGCCGGGCAAGTCCTGA
- a CDS encoding non-canonical purine NTP pyrophosphatase — MSRLLLASRNAKKLAELQRVVDAAGITGLEVIGLDAVPEFPEEPETGATFEDNALIKARSGARATGLPCLADDSGITVDALNGMPGVLSARWSGRHGDDAANNELLLGQISDVPDDRRGGGFVSACALVRPDGSEVVVRGEWRGVILREPRGPNGFGYDPLFAPDDEVAAGRSAAELDPAEKDSLSHRGKALAQLVPALRDLADS; from the coding sequence ATGTCGCGTCTCCTGCTCGCCAGCCGCAACGCCAAGAAGCTCGCCGAGTTGCAGCGGGTCGTCGATGCGGCCGGCATCACCGGCCTCGAGGTGATCGGCCTCGACGCGGTTCCCGAGTTCCCGGAGGAACCCGAGACCGGAGCGACCTTCGAGGACAATGCGCTGATCAAGGCGCGTTCCGGCGCGCGGGCCACCGGATTGCCCTGTCTGGCAGACGATTCCGGCATCACCGTGGATGCTCTCAACGGCATGCCGGGTGTCTTGTCGGCCCGGTGGTCGGGACGCCACGGCGACGACGCGGCGAACAACGAGTTGCTGCTCGGCCAGATCTCCGATGTGCCCGATGACCGTCGTGGTGGCGGCTTCGTCTCGGCGTGCGCCCTGGTCCGGCCCGACGGGTCGGAGGTGGTGGTTCGCGGCGAGTGGCGCGGGGTGATCCTGCGGGAACCGCGCGGCCCCAACGGGTTCGGCTACGACCCGTTGTTCGCACCCGACGATGAGGTGGCGGCCGGGCGGTCGGCGGCCGAACTCGACCCCGCCGAGAAGGACTCGCTGAGTCATCGCGGAAAGGCGTTGGCGCAGTTGGTTCCCGCACTGCGTGATCTGGCGGATTCCTAG